In Phyllostomus discolor isolate MPI-MPIP mPhyDis1 chromosome 2, mPhyDis1.pri.v3, whole genome shotgun sequence, the following are encoded in one genomic region:
- the COPZ1 gene encoding coatomer subunit zeta-1 — MEALILEPSLYTVKAILILDNDGDRLFAKYYDDTYPSVKEQKAFEKNIFNKTHRTDSEIALLEGLTVVYKSSIDLYFYVIGSSYENELMLMAVLNCLFDSLSQMLRKNVEKRALLENMEGLFLAVDEIVDGGVILESDPQQVVHRVALRGEDVPLTEQTVSQVLQSAKEQIKWSLLR, encoded by the exons ATGGAGGCGCTGATTTTG GAACCCTCCCTGTATACTGTCAAAGCCATCCTGATTCTGGACAATGATGGAGATCGACTTTTTGCCAAG TACTATGACGACACCTACCCCAGTGTAAAGGAGCAAAAGGCCTTTGAGAAGAACATTTTCAACAAGACCCATCGGACCGACA gtgAAATTGCCCTTTTGGAAGGCCTAACGGTAGTATACAAAAGCAGTATCGATCTCTATTTCTATGTGATTGGCAGCTCCTATGAAAATGAG CTGATGCTCATGGCTGTTTTGAACTGCCTCTTTGACTCATTGAGCCAGATGCTGAG GAAAAATGTAGAAAAGCGAGCGCTGCTGGAGAACATGGAGGGGCTCTTCCTGGCTGTGGATGAAATCGTAGATGGAGG GGTGATCCTTGAGAGCGATCCCCAGCAAGTGGTACACCGGGTGGCATTAAGG GGTGAAGATGTTCCCCTTACGGAGCAGACCGTGTCTCAG GTGCTGCAGTCAGCCAAAGAACAGATCAAGTGGTCACTCCTTCGGTGA